One window of the Gambusia affinis linkage group LG13, SWU_Gaff_1.0, whole genome shotgun sequence genome contains the following:
- the slf2 gene encoding SMC5-SMC6 complex localization factor protein 2 isoform X5, translated as MDPALHQQPLSHFASFPQETPIRPSQVPNLLSHPAPRRGLPLQTPEERNMNTLSPNWHPAGMIYPAALVSSSSTNIVSPVNSLLKDRLGPLKPFPPSHGHVLSSPFNGATPAREYLGPQHMIRLGSGYFTSPQVVLASQTKTHTSAERSFIPTIFNSPSPQSGKNISNSLPSCLSRRDQGAESKIPSSNSGKIKDVSQREDPNKALLNKLRDFLHNVHLYKSCNLQHEQTHSRESIIPVMDLNSTSQKRRREGEPCFKNTKKPCHKGINLGTAETNGVTPGTSPRSSLDRQPSSKSSSIFELSPETTNRLLKSEPACSALSSTLKPSQLDLVCPKKTQSTGAKKGFITTENNIVKLRLTSSLSEGSPKNQNEENQKKDKSSSSKVHHKECSKPPHVGSVCSNSNAGCSVPVKTDSRKLEGISSKPASKPSLSSLSCSIPERSKASRVRRPAVVPDDIDQLFTPDPNVYVVRPACKAPKCKLEEQTIKSPTSKKGSSCSPTVTPISPPVTQPLHAASSPASNPTVFFPTVTLERLKLEDGGTRHSPVNSSRSQSKDESFKPQHNPSLKPKTSEGSRCSETDTAASVQESSPQCTKPPPLEEEDVERSMGGKEEDSIDVELDLGLSISYDIDPSQSSDSSEEEPLISFQEMMERVSKPPDMPQKETISEPNTPGCHSSQSKTRLLSSSTKPGVYKNNLDQMLKEINSTKKAKEIEAQLLSACNEDLLRLAEYEAAEENQDEIANEHQEFLQHFSLMSAAIREIPPGEIVFNLERFGQIFHQDSLQLRQCHVSPQGASQKTLIWSSPAQLRLHLNVGLFEEAYCNSPCPAQVTRFLFKMMSVHSERIISNKILQALCDIACSAAYQIVNNDNQKFEVWVPSLADVTLVFMNMGAAFVTLFPYESLQPSFTEGDLLEDVYIKSESPSNNNEDISFPEHNCTNIIKYLSYCMGLCPHAYSNDELLLLLTVVGRISLDTRLILQSNVAVSCLLYTIINNISDWSSVLPRVCKALTDLTDDHHNMCLLVQLLPDSKCGKELRRHLSMCFISKLLDGNCTYIPVEKELPLAELRPYLPQMQPSALLRSIQQKDKEEEMATQDQQAYYLCYSLLTLTNEASNLQVFRPQQKAQLLVLSSELETHVKCDIRESEKCLYRSKVKDLVARIYTKWQMLLQKTRPLNGKLYDYWQPVETFGNTEDDEEAIFIEDDEETIIINENDTLIAESKEGDNEKTEVKEDMEVVEHPGDREDDTKAGETTATEEQVTGDLNQAMPLMQPQAADEKIDPSPKECTDTEIQTAEREKTPPPDAVL; from the exons aTGGATCCTGCTCTCCACCAACAGCCACTTTCACATTTCGCATCTTTTCCCCAAGAGACTCCAATCAGACCATCTCAAGTCCCAAACTTGCTTTCTCATCCAGCACCTAGGAGAGGTTTGCCTCTCCAGACTCCGGAGGAACGCAACATGAACACGTTGAGCCCAAACTGGCATCCAGCAGGAATGATCTATCCGGCAGCTCTTGTTTCAAGTAGTTCCACGAACATTGTTTCCCCTGTGAACTCTTTGTTAAAAGACAGACTTGGTCCTCTGAAGCCCTTTCCTCCATCTCATGGCCATGTTCTGAGCAGCCCATTTAATGGTGCCACTCCAGCAAGGGAATATCTGGGTCCTCAGCACATGATACGGTTGGGCTCAGGATATTTCACCTCACCTCAAGTTGTTCTGGCCAGCCAAACTAAGACTCATACCTCAGCTGAGAGAAGCTTTATTCCCACTATATTTAATTCTCCATCCCCTCAGTCTGGGAAGAATATAAGCAACTCCCTCCCTTCCTGCCTCTCCAGACGAGATCAAGGAGCTGAATCCAAGATCCCGTCCTCTAACTCAGGAAAAATCAAGGACGTGTCACAGAGAGAAGACCCAAATAAG GCTCTGCTCAACAAACTAAGAGATTTCCTACACAATGTTCATCTGTACAAATCATGT AACCTCCAACATGAACAGACACATTCAAGAGAAAGCATTATTCCAG TGATGGATCTGAATAGCACATCCCAAAAGAGACGCAGGGAGGGGGAGCCTTGCTTTAAGAACACCAAGAAACCTTGTCACAAAGGAATAAACCTTGGAACAGCAGAGACAAACGGAGTTACTCCTGGCACCTCACCAAGATCTTCACTGGACCGTCAGCCATCATCAAAAAGCTCCTCGATCTTTGAGTTGTCGcctgaaacaacaaacagactTCTGAAGTCTGAGCCAGCATGCTCAGCTTTGTCATCCACTCTTAAACCCTCGCAGTTAGACTTAGTTTgtccaaagaaaacacaatctACAGGGGCAAAGAAAGGCTTTATTACCACTGAGAATAATATAGTGAAGTTAAGATTGACTTCATCTCTGAGTGAAGGGAGTCCAAAGAATCAAAAtgaggaaaaccaaaaaaaggacAAGTCGAGTTCGTCTAAAGTTCATCATAAGGAGTGCAGCAAACCTCCACATGTTGGTTCGGTTTGTAGTAACTCCAACGCTGGCTGTAGTGTACCAGTTAAGACAGACAGCAGAAAATTGGAGGGCATCTCTTCAAAACCAGCATCTAAGCCTAGTTTAAGTTCTCTGAGTTGTAGCATACCAGAACGCAGTAAAGCTAGTCGTGTACGAAGACCAGCGGTTGTCCCTGACGACATAGATCAGCTCTTCACCCCTGACCCCAACGTTTATGTTGTCAGGCCTGCGTGTAAGGCTCCAAAGTGTAAGTTGGAAGAGCAGACGATAAAGTCACCCACTTCAAAGAAAGGTTCCAGCTGCAGTCCAACAGTTACACCCATATCTCCTCCTGTCACACAACCTCTTCATGCAGCCTCCTCACCAGCCTCTAACCCCACTGTCTTTTTCCCAACTGTGACTTTGGAGCGATTAAAACTGGAAGATGGAGGCACCAGGCACAGTCCTGTCAATTCTTCAAGAAGTCAATCTAAGGATGAGAGTTTTAAACCTCAGCACAACCCCTCCCTGAAACCTAAAACCAGTGAGGGTTCGCGTTGCTCGGAAACGGACACAGCAGCCTCTGTGCAAGAGAGTTCCCCTCAATGCACAAAGCCCCCACCATTAGAGGAGGAGGACGTTGAACGGAGTATGGGGGGGAAAGAAGAAGACTCTATTGACGTTGAACTAGACCTTGGCCTGAGCATCTCATATGATATAGATCCAAGCCAGAGCTCTGACAGCAGCGAAGAGGAGCCGCTAATCTCCTTCCAGGAGATGATGGAGCGCGTTTCGAAGCCTCCAGACATGCCGCAGAAAGAAACCATCTCGGAGCCGAACACGCCAGGATGTCATAGCTCTCAGTCAAAAACG CGCCTCCTGTCATCCTCCACAAAGCCAGGAGTCTACAAGAACAACCTGGACCAGATGCTGAAGGAGATAAACAGCACCAAGAA aGCAAAGGAGATTGAAGCACAACTTCTGTCTGCCTGCAATGAAGACCTCCTGAGGTTAGCTGAGTATGAGGCGGCAGAGGAGAACCAGGATGAGATTGCCAATGAACACCA GGAGTTTCTGCAGCACTTTTCATTGATGTCTGCTGCAATCAGAGAAATCCCACCAGGGGAGATAGTTTTTAACCTGGAGAGGTTCGGCCAGATCTTTCACCAGGATTCACTGCAGCTCAGGCAGTGCCACGTCAGTCCTCAAGGGGCCTCTCAGAAAACACTTATTTG GTCCAGTCCTGCTCAGTTGAGACTGCACTTGAATGTTGGTCTGTTTGAGGAAGCTTACTGTAACTCACCTTGTCCAGCTCAGGTTACCCGCTTTCTTTTCAAG ATGATGTCGGTCCATAGTGAAAGGATCATATCCAATAAGATCCTACAAGCCCTTTGTGACATCGCCTGTTCTGCTGCTTATCAGATAG TGAACAATGACAACCAGAAGTTTGAAGTTTGGGTTCCCAGTTTGGCCGACGTGACGCTTGTCTTTATGAACATGGGTGCTGCATTTGTGACACTCTTCCCCTATGAGAGTCTGCAGCCATCATTCACAGAGGGAGATTTGCT agaGGATGTCTATATTAAAAGTGAGTCTCCTTCTAACAACAATGAAGACATCAGTTTCCCTGAACACAACTGCACAAACATCATAAAG TACCTGTCTTACTGTATGGGCCTCTGCCCTCACGCATACAGCAACGAcgagctgctgttgctgctaaCCGTGGTGGGAAGAATCAGCCTCGACACACGGCTGATCCTCCAGTCCAACGTAGCAGTGAGCTGTCTGCTGTATACAATAATCAACAACATCAGTGACTGGTCTTCTGTG CTGCCGAGAGTCTGCAAAGCGCTGACTGATTTAACGGATGATCATCACAACATGTGCCTCCTGGTGCAACTCCTACCTGACAGTAAATGTGGAAA AGAACTGCGCCGCCATCTAAGCATGTGCTTCATCTCTAAGTTGCTGGATGGAAATTGCACCTATATCCCTGTGGAGAAAGAACTTCCG CTTGCAGAGTTGAGGCCGTATCTTCCTCAAATGCAACCCTCCGCCCTTCTCCGAAGTATCcagcagaaagacaaagaggAGGAGATGGCAACTCAAGACCAACAG GCCTACTACCTGTGTTATAGCCTTCTGACTCTGACAAATGAGGCGTCCAATTTACAGGTCTTCAGACCTCAGCAGAAG gcgcagctgcttgttttgtcATCAGAACTGGAAACGCATGTTAAATGTGACATCAGAGAGAGCGAAAAATGTCTTTACCGCAGCAAG GTGAAGGATCTGGTAGCCAGGATCTACACAAAGTGGCAGATGCTCCTCCAGAAAACTAGACCTCTCAAT GGTAAGCTGTATGATTATTGGCAGCCTGTGGAAACCTTCGGGAACACTGAAGACGATGAAGAAGCCATTTTCATTGAAGACGACGAAGAGACCATAATAATTAATGAGAATGACACTTTAATTGCCGAAAGTAAAGAAGGAGACAACGAAAAAACAGAGGTCAAAGAAGACATGGAAGTAGTTGAACATCCGGGAGACAGGGAAGACGATACAAAGGCGGGAGAAACGACAGCGACAGAGGAGCAAGTGACTGGTGACTTAAACCAAGCAATGCCTCTGATGCAGCCTCAAGCTGCGGATGAGAAAATTGATCCCAGTCCTAAAGAATGTACAGACACAGAGATTCAGACTGCTGAAAGGGAAAAAACGCCACCTCCTGATGCTGTCCTGTGA
- the slf2 gene encoding SMC5-SMC6 complex localization factor protein 2 isoform X4 yields the protein MEKTSENQGTTRVVEDYFSPKHRGESAGHPPHCKALQQNTSSVMDPALHQQPLSHFASFPQETPIRPSQVPNLLSHPAPRRGLPLQTPEERNMNTLSPNWHPAGMIYPAALVSSSSTNIVSPVNSLLKDRLGPLKPFPPSHGHVLSSPFNGATPAREYLGPQHMIRLGSGYFTSPQVVLASQTKTHTSAERSFIPTIFNSPSPQSGKNISNSLPSCLSRRDQGAESKIPSSNSGKIKDVSQREDPNKNLQHEQTHSRESIIPVMDLNSTSQKRRREGEPCFKNTKKPCHKGINLGTAETNGVTPGTSPRSSLDRQPSSKSSSIFELSPETTNRLLKSEPACSALSSTLKPSQLDLVCPKKTQSTGAKKGFITTENNIVKLRLTSSLSEGSPKNQNEENQKKDKSSSSKVHHKECSKPPHVGSVCSNSNAGCSVPVKTDSRKLEGISSKPASKPSLSSLSCSIPERSKASRVRRPAVVPDDIDQLFTPDPNVYVVRPACKAPKCKLEEQTIKSPTSKKGSSCSPTVTPISPPVTQPLHAASSPASNPTVFFPTVTLERLKLEDGGTRHSPVNSSRSQSKDESFKPQHNPSLKPKTSEGSRCSETDTAASVQESSPQCTKPPPLEEEDVERSMGGKEEDSIDVELDLGLSISYDIDPSQSSDSSEEEPLISFQEMMERVSKPPDMPQKETISEPNTPGCHSSQSKTRLLSSSTKPGVYKNNLDQMLKEINSTKKAKEIEAQLLSACNEDLLRLAEYEAAEENQDEIANEHQEFLQHFSLMSAAIREIPPGEIVFNLERFGQIFHQDSLQLRQCHVSPQGASQKTLIWSSPAQLRLHLNVGLFEEAYCNSPCPAQVTRFLFKMMSVHSERIISNKILQALCDIACSAAYQIVNNDNQKFEVWVPSLADVTLVFMNMGAAFVTLFPYESLQPSFTEGDLLEDVYIKSESPSNNNEDISFPEHNCTNIIKYLSYCMGLCPHAYSNDELLLLLTVVGRISLDTRLILQSNVAVSCLLYTIINNISDWSSVLPRVCKALTDLTDDHHNMCLLVQLLPDSKCGKELRRHLSMCFISKLLDGNCTYIPVEKELPLAELRPYLPQMQPSALLRSIQQKDKEEEMATQDQQAYYLCYSLLTLTNEASNLQVFRPQQKAQLLVLSSELETHVKCDIRESEKCLYRSKVKDLVARIYTKWQMLLQKTRPLNGKLYDYWQPVETFGNTEDDEEAIFIEDDEETIIINENDTLIAESKEGDNEKTEVKEDMEVVEHPGDREDDTKAGETTATEEQVTGDLNQAMPLMQPQAADEKIDPSPKECTDTEIQTAEREKTPPPDAVL from the exons ATGGAGAAGACTTCTGAAAATCAAGGAACTACGCG AGTAGTTGAGGATTACTTCTCCCCGAAGCACAGAGGTGAATCAGCAGGACACCCACCACATTGCAAAGCTTTGCAGCAAAATACCAGTTCAG tgaTGGATCCTGCTCTCCACCAACAGCCACTTTCACATTTCGCATCTTTTCCCCAAGAGACTCCAATCAGACCATCTCAAGTCCCAAACTTGCTTTCTCATCCAGCACCTAGGAGAGGTTTGCCTCTCCAGACTCCGGAGGAACGCAACATGAACACGTTGAGCCCAAACTGGCATCCAGCAGGAATGATCTATCCGGCAGCTCTTGTTTCAAGTAGTTCCACGAACATTGTTTCCCCTGTGAACTCTTTGTTAAAAGACAGACTTGGTCCTCTGAAGCCCTTTCCTCCATCTCATGGCCATGTTCTGAGCAGCCCATTTAATGGTGCCACTCCAGCAAGGGAATATCTGGGTCCTCAGCACATGATACGGTTGGGCTCAGGATATTTCACCTCACCTCAAGTTGTTCTGGCCAGCCAAACTAAGACTCATACCTCAGCTGAGAGAAGCTTTATTCCCACTATATTTAATTCTCCATCCCCTCAGTCTGGGAAGAATATAAGCAACTCCCTCCCTTCCTGCCTCTCCAGACGAGATCAAGGAGCTGAATCCAAGATCCCGTCCTCTAACTCAGGAAAAATCAAGGACGTGTCACAGAGAGAAGACCCAAATAAG AACCTCCAACATGAACAGACACATTCAAGAGAAAGCATTATTCCAG TGATGGATCTGAATAGCACATCCCAAAAGAGACGCAGGGAGGGGGAGCCTTGCTTTAAGAACACCAAGAAACCTTGTCACAAAGGAATAAACCTTGGAACAGCAGAGACAAACGGAGTTACTCCTGGCACCTCACCAAGATCTTCACTGGACCGTCAGCCATCATCAAAAAGCTCCTCGATCTTTGAGTTGTCGcctgaaacaacaaacagactTCTGAAGTCTGAGCCAGCATGCTCAGCTTTGTCATCCACTCTTAAACCCTCGCAGTTAGACTTAGTTTgtccaaagaaaacacaatctACAGGGGCAAAGAAAGGCTTTATTACCACTGAGAATAATATAGTGAAGTTAAGATTGACTTCATCTCTGAGTGAAGGGAGTCCAAAGAATCAAAAtgaggaaaaccaaaaaaaggacAAGTCGAGTTCGTCTAAAGTTCATCATAAGGAGTGCAGCAAACCTCCACATGTTGGTTCGGTTTGTAGTAACTCCAACGCTGGCTGTAGTGTACCAGTTAAGACAGACAGCAGAAAATTGGAGGGCATCTCTTCAAAACCAGCATCTAAGCCTAGTTTAAGTTCTCTGAGTTGTAGCATACCAGAACGCAGTAAAGCTAGTCGTGTACGAAGACCAGCGGTTGTCCCTGACGACATAGATCAGCTCTTCACCCCTGACCCCAACGTTTATGTTGTCAGGCCTGCGTGTAAGGCTCCAAAGTGTAAGTTGGAAGAGCAGACGATAAAGTCACCCACTTCAAAGAAAGGTTCCAGCTGCAGTCCAACAGTTACACCCATATCTCCTCCTGTCACACAACCTCTTCATGCAGCCTCCTCACCAGCCTCTAACCCCACTGTCTTTTTCCCAACTGTGACTTTGGAGCGATTAAAACTGGAAGATGGAGGCACCAGGCACAGTCCTGTCAATTCTTCAAGAAGTCAATCTAAGGATGAGAGTTTTAAACCTCAGCACAACCCCTCCCTGAAACCTAAAACCAGTGAGGGTTCGCGTTGCTCGGAAACGGACACAGCAGCCTCTGTGCAAGAGAGTTCCCCTCAATGCACAAAGCCCCCACCATTAGAGGAGGAGGACGTTGAACGGAGTATGGGGGGGAAAGAAGAAGACTCTATTGACGTTGAACTAGACCTTGGCCTGAGCATCTCATATGATATAGATCCAAGCCAGAGCTCTGACAGCAGCGAAGAGGAGCCGCTAATCTCCTTCCAGGAGATGATGGAGCGCGTTTCGAAGCCTCCAGACATGCCGCAGAAAGAAACCATCTCGGAGCCGAACACGCCAGGATGTCATAGCTCTCAGTCAAAAACG CGCCTCCTGTCATCCTCCACAAAGCCAGGAGTCTACAAGAACAACCTGGACCAGATGCTGAAGGAGATAAACAGCACCAAGAA aGCAAAGGAGATTGAAGCACAACTTCTGTCTGCCTGCAATGAAGACCTCCTGAGGTTAGCTGAGTATGAGGCGGCAGAGGAGAACCAGGATGAGATTGCCAATGAACACCA GGAGTTTCTGCAGCACTTTTCATTGATGTCTGCTGCAATCAGAGAAATCCCACCAGGGGAGATAGTTTTTAACCTGGAGAGGTTCGGCCAGATCTTTCACCAGGATTCACTGCAGCTCAGGCAGTGCCACGTCAGTCCTCAAGGGGCCTCTCAGAAAACACTTATTTG GTCCAGTCCTGCTCAGTTGAGACTGCACTTGAATGTTGGTCTGTTTGAGGAAGCTTACTGTAACTCACCTTGTCCAGCTCAGGTTACCCGCTTTCTTTTCAAG ATGATGTCGGTCCATAGTGAAAGGATCATATCCAATAAGATCCTACAAGCCCTTTGTGACATCGCCTGTTCTGCTGCTTATCAGATAG TGAACAATGACAACCAGAAGTTTGAAGTTTGGGTTCCCAGTTTGGCCGACGTGACGCTTGTCTTTATGAACATGGGTGCTGCATTTGTGACACTCTTCCCCTATGAGAGTCTGCAGCCATCATTCACAGAGGGAGATTTGCT agaGGATGTCTATATTAAAAGTGAGTCTCCTTCTAACAACAATGAAGACATCAGTTTCCCTGAACACAACTGCACAAACATCATAAAG TACCTGTCTTACTGTATGGGCCTCTGCCCTCACGCATACAGCAACGAcgagctgctgttgctgctaaCCGTGGTGGGAAGAATCAGCCTCGACACACGGCTGATCCTCCAGTCCAACGTAGCAGTGAGCTGTCTGCTGTATACAATAATCAACAACATCAGTGACTGGTCTTCTGTG CTGCCGAGAGTCTGCAAAGCGCTGACTGATTTAACGGATGATCATCACAACATGTGCCTCCTGGTGCAACTCCTACCTGACAGTAAATGTGGAAA AGAACTGCGCCGCCATCTAAGCATGTGCTTCATCTCTAAGTTGCTGGATGGAAATTGCACCTATATCCCTGTGGAGAAAGAACTTCCG CTTGCAGAGTTGAGGCCGTATCTTCCTCAAATGCAACCCTCCGCCCTTCTCCGAAGTATCcagcagaaagacaaagaggAGGAGATGGCAACTCAAGACCAACAG GCCTACTACCTGTGTTATAGCCTTCTGACTCTGACAAATGAGGCGTCCAATTTACAGGTCTTCAGACCTCAGCAGAAG gcgcagctgcttgttttgtcATCAGAACTGGAAACGCATGTTAAATGTGACATCAGAGAGAGCGAAAAATGTCTTTACCGCAGCAAG GTGAAGGATCTGGTAGCCAGGATCTACACAAAGTGGCAGATGCTCCTCCAGAAAACTAGACCTCTCAAT GGTAAGCTGTATGATTATTGGCAGCCTGTGGAAACCTTCGGGAACACTGAAGACGATGAAGAAGCCATTTTCATTGAAGACGACGAAGAGACCATAATAATTAATGAGAATGACACTTTAATTGCCGAAAGTAAAGAAGGAGACAACGAAAAAACAGAGGTCAAAGAAGACATGGAAGTAGTTGAACATCCGGGAGACAGGGAAGACGATACAAAGGCGGGAGAAACGACAGCGACAGAGGAGCAAGTGACTGGTGACTTAAACCAAGCAATGCCTCTGATGCAGCCTCAAGCTGCGGATGAGAAAATTGATCCCAGTCCTAAAGAATGTACAGACACAGAGATTCAGACTGCTGAAAGGGAAAAAACGCCACCTCCTGATGCTGTCCTGTGA